The genomic window TTGCGCTGGAGCAGTACAACAAGCTGGCAGTTGCCATTAACATGGGTACAAATATCCCTTCCGTTGCCACACCAAACGGTCAGGCGGCGTTTCTGTTCATCTTGACTTCCGCTCTAGCTCCGCTGATTCGCCTGTCTTACTTGGAAATGGTAAAGCTGGCTCTGCCTTACGCCGTCGTTATGACTCTTACAGGTCTGCTGGCAACAATGTACCTGTTGTAACATCTTCTTCAGGTTCTTCTTTAGTTGTAAGCAAGAGCAGAGCAGGGTTTATCGCATGTTTTCAGCTCTTGACACAAATGACAATATGCAATATTCTTTCGTTAGGTCGAGTTGTCTGTAAGCTCTTGGTAAAGCGCATTGAAATGAATTAAAACGTGTTAAAGCAACCATACTGATTAGTGCTCAAGGATGTTAACTTTTGGGGTGGGAAGTCTTTATTGATGCTTTCCGCTTTTTTTATCTAAAAGTGGAGGAGAAAGATGTCACATAATACTCAAGTTATAGTTGCAGCGGTAATTTTTTTAACCACCTATGCTTTTATAATAAGCGAGAAAATACATAGAACGGTGGTCGCTTTGGTCGGGAGTGCCCTTGTCATTTTAATAGGCATTCTAAACCAAGAGGAAGCAATTGGAGCAATAGATTTTAACACCATAGGTTTACTCATTGGGATGATGATCATCGTCGGCATTACCCGTCGCACAGGTGTGTTTGAATTCCTGGCCTTAAAAGCGGCGAAGCTGGCAAAGGGAGATCCATGGCTGATTATGCTGTTCTTGGCAATTCTAACAGCAATCGCATCTGCGTTTCTGGATAATGTGACGACGGTAATGCTTATGGTCCCTGTTACATTTTCGATAACTGAAAAACTCGATATAAATCCTATTCCATTTTTGCTTACGCAAGTTATTGCCTCAAATATTGGGGGAACGGCTACGTTAATTGGTGATCCGCCGAACATTATGATCGGCAGCGCCACAGGCCTTACCTTTGTCGATTTTATCCTTAATCTAGGTGGGGCTATTGTAATAATCTTTATAGCGACGATGGTTGCTTTGAAATTTATTTATCGGAAATCGTTACGTGTGGATGATAATAAAAAAGTAAAAATTATGTCCTTGGATGAAAGTCGAGCGATCAAGGATCACCTTCTTTTGCGCAAATGCTTAGTTGTGCTTGCTGTTACAATAATAGGTTTTATGCTGCATGGTATGTTGCATCTGGAATCCGCGACGATCGCGTTGGCTGGTGCCAGCCTTTTATTATTAATCACCCGTGAGGAGCCGGAAGATATCCTTTTGTCAGTCGAATGGCCAACTATCTTTTTCTTTGCCGGACTGTTTGTACTGGTCGGGGCTTTAGGGCATGTAGGGATTATTGAATGGATTGCGAAAAAGGCACTGGATGCTACCGGTGGTTCGTTACCATTAACGACGATGTCCGTTCTATGGTTGTCTGCTATTGCTTCAGCATTTGTAGATAACATCCCCTTTGTTGCCACCATGATTCCTTTGATTCAAAAGATAGGGGAAATGGGCGGGATAGAAAACCTAAGACCATTATGGTGGGCGCTTTCATTAGGGGCTTGTTTGGGAGGAAATGGGACTTTAATCGGGGCATCCGCTAATGTGATCGTTGCCGGGCTTGCGGAAAAGCAGGGTTTTTCAATTACGTTTAAAATGTTTTTTAAACTGGGTTTTCCTTTAATGTTACTTTCGATAGTAATAGCCTCAGTGTATGTCTACTTTGTTTACTTGTTTTAAGTATAATACTATTGAGCACTTTTCTTATTAAAGCATCATCTTAGAATATTTAGTTGTTCTAAGTCAGAAAGAATTTTTGTAGCAGAAGTCTTCAAACCTAATCTTATATCAAAGACAATAATATTAATACCATCTTTATGACAATTTAGCTAAAATAGCGGTGAATGAGCGGCGGCATTTTTGAAAATAGAATGCCGCCGCTTTGCATCTATTTGGTATTGACTACCGCCAATTCCTTATAGAGAAAGGCCAAAAAGCTATGACACCAAAAGGAGTAGATTTTTTCTATAGTAGTATATTTTTTAGATGTAGTTTTTGTTGACAGAGGCCTGGAATGCCTGCTATTATTTTTTATAGACCATGTGGTCTATAAAGCATTATAGAGGATCGGTGATGTATTGAATGAAAAATCGTTTGAAAGAAAAACAGAGGTACTTGAGGCTGCGTTAAATGAATTTACTGCAAAAAGCTATCAAGACGCGTCGCTAAATACCATTATCAAAAATGCCGGTATCAGCAAGGGGACGTTCTACTACCATTTTGAGGACAAACAGGCGCTTTATCTATATTTGCTTGAATCCTCAGTAAAAACAAAATGGGAATTTATCAACGATAAGATTTATCATAACCCGGAATTAAATGCAGGCGGGAACATTTTTGATAATTTCAAACTGCAGGCACGGCTAGCAGCTGAGTTTGCCGCAATGCAACCCCAATATCACAAGCTTAGCCGGATGTTTTCAAGAGAACAGGGCAACCCAATATACATCGCCGCCAAAGACCTGCTGGGCGGCGATACGGAAGAAATTCTTGCCGCATTGATAGACAAGGCAATTGAGGCTGGCAGCCTAAAAAAAGAGTATTCCAGAGATTTTTTGGTTAAAATCTTAAGCTATCTTTTTTTACATTTTGATGAAATATTTGATAGAGATGAAGATTCTGACCTTGACAGGATGCTTTCAAATCTTGATTCATATGTTGATTTTATTCAGTACGGAATGAGCGGCAATAATATTAAGCATTCCTGTAATGAATGAAAATGATCTTTGAGAAATAAACAACCCCCTGCTATGATTTAAGTGTGCCTGACAAACGCACAAAAAACATAGAAAATCAGGGGGATGTAAGCAGATGAAGAACCGTAACAATCTAAAATTAGAAGCAATAACACCTGGAACACTGGTAGTAGGAGTAGATATCGCTAAAGAAACGCAGTGGGCACGGTTCGTGGATTATCGCGGGATAGAACTAGGGAAAGCCTTAAAATTCCAGAACGATAAAACCGGCTTCGGAAATATATTAGCAAGCATAGAAGCAAATTGCAAGAACAAACGACTCAATAACGTAATCGTAGGAATGGAACCCACAGGGCACTATTGGAAACCACTGGCAAACTATCTGCTAGTGCATGAAGTAAAAGTAGTCATGGTTAATCCATACCACACCAAAAAGGCCAAAGAGCTGGATGACAACAGCCAGACCAAAAGCGACAAGAAAGATGCGCTAACCATAGCAAAACTTGTGCGTGACGGCAGGTATTACGAAGTATATATGCCCCAGGATATATTCGCGGAATTGAGGGTGTTAACAAACGCAAGGATCAGCCTGATGAAGCGGCATAACGCCTTAAAAAACACCATAACGGCAGTAATGGATGAATACTTTCCTGAAATAGAAATCGTATTCAAGAATCCGTTAAACGGGAAAGCGTCCATGCAGATATTAAAGACCTGTCCATTCCCTGAGCTGATACTTGAATTGGGAGTTGAGGGAGTACTTGCGGAGATAAAGAAAGCAGTCAAAAAGACAGTAGGCAGAAAAAAGGCACAACAGCTTGTAGAGACAGCGAAAAACTCCATCGGAGTAAGGTATGGAACCGTATCGGCAAAGCTCAAGTTAGAATTAATGATTGAGGAACTGGAATTATTAACGAAACAACTTGAGCAGCTGGAAAACGCAATGGAGTTAGCCTTAGCTCAGACAAAATATGGCGAGATAATTCTTGGCATCCCCGGCATAGGGGTTGTTAGTGCAGCAAGTTTTCTGGGCGAAATTGGCGATCCGTTGAGATTTGACCATCCGCGTCAAATAAGCA from Dehalobacter sp. includes these protein-coding regions:
- a CDS encoding ArsB/NhaD family transporter, whose protein sequence is MSHNTQVIVAAVIFLTTYAFIISEKIHRTVVALVGSALVILIGILNQEEAIGAIDFNTIGLLIGMMIIVGITRRTGVFEFLALKAAKLAKGDPWLIMLFLAILTAIASAFLDNVTTVMLMVPVTFSITEKLDINPIPFLLTQVIASNIGGTATLIGDPPNIMIGSATGLTFVDFILNLGGAIVIIFIATMVALKFIYRKSLRVDDNKKVKIMSLDESRAIKDHLLLRKCLVVLAVTIIGFMLHGMLHLESATIALAGASLLLLITREEPEDILLSVEWPTIFFFAGLFVLVGALGHVGIIEWIAKKALDATGGSLPLTTMSVLWLSAIASAFVDNIPFVATMIPLIQKIGEMGGIENLRPLWWALSLGACLGGNGTLIGASANVIVAGLAEKQGFSITFKMFFKLGFPLMLLSIVIASVYVYFVYLF
- a CDS encoding TetR/AcrR family transcriptional regulator, with product MNEKSFERKTEVLEAALNEFTAKSYQDASLNTIIKNAGISKGTFYYHFEDKQALYLYLLESSVKTKWEFINDKIYHNPELNAGGNIFDNFKLQARLAAEFAAMQPQYHKLSRMFSREQGNPIYIAAKDLLGGDTEEILAALIDKAIEAGSLKKEYSRDFLVKILSYLFLHFDEIFDRDEDSDLDRMLSNLDSYVDFIQYGMSGNNIKHSCNE
- a CDS encoding IS110 family transposase — encoded protein: MKNRNNLKLEAITPGTLVVGVDIAKETQWARFVDYRGIELGKALKFQNDKTGFGNILASIEANCKNKRLNNVIVGMEPTGHYWKPLANYLLVHEVKVVMVNPYHTKKAKELDDNSQTKSDKKDALTIAKLVRDGRYYEVYMPQDIFAELRVLTNARISLMKRHNALKNTITAVMDEYFPEIEIVFKNPLNGKASMQILKTCPFPELILELGVEGVLAEIKKAVKKTVGRKKAQQLVETAKNSIGVRYGTVSAKLKLELMIEELELLTKQLEQLENAMELALAQTKYGEIILGIPGIGVVSAASFLGEIGDPLRFDHPRQISKMAGYNLVEDSSGKSKSGTAISKRGRKNLRSILYRMAMTMVAINNEMKELYQYLKTRANNPLKKKQALVVISKKIITVIYNLVKKQTEYKAELVLGEYRKNQMKEAA